The following are encoded together in the Weissella soli genome:
- the lepA gene encoding translation elongation factor 4, which yields MSDRQKYIRNFAIIAHIDHGKSTLADRIMEMTNTVSERDTAAQLLDDLAVEKAHGVTVKSRTVRNYYVDDRGDEYQYNLIDTPGHVDFNYEVSRSLSATDGVLLLVDATKGVQAQTVANYRLAKEANLTIIPIVNKIDNLMADVDKTVEEILGLDDSFTEEEILKISAKSGLGVDAVLTAIRDRIPAPTGDETAPLKALVFDSKFDPYKGVIALVRLFEGTLNTTDQMLFMAADLTSQNKEVGVFAPFTTPLAKLQAGDVGYIVTGIKDAHAIRVGETITSVAQPTPAAFPGYQMVQPMVYAGLYPRGTDYKDLKIAIEKLALNDAAFQYEPEQSEALGMGFRGGFLGIFHLQIIRERLQDEFGLDILTTMPNSTFRVTLKQKDEMVMVENPTQFPHFAQIAKVEEPYVHAKMTLPNDMLNDVMRLAEGRRGVLEDLDTLGSMLMVTYKMPVSEIAYDFFNELKSVSHGFATLSTEIADFEASDMVRMDIAIDYANVDALTFVLHRFKVEKFAQDTVTKLRDLVPRKLQQMPVQAIVEGRVVARENIPPLRKMAAKGTKVSKKQEQLRRAGQAKSDIELPQEVFDAILDMGN from the coding sequence ATGTCTGACCGACAAAAATATATTCGAAATTTTGCAATTATTGCCCATATTGATCATGGTAAGTCGACGTTAGCTGACCGCATCATGGAGATGACAAATACCGTCAGTGAACGCGACACTGCTGCCCAATTGCTAGATGATTTAGCCGTTGAAAAAGCCCATGGTGTCACGGTGAAGTCCCGGACCGTACGGAATTATTATGTAGATGACCGTGGGGATGAGTACCAATATAACTTGATTGATACCCCCGGACACGTCGATTTTAATTACGAAGTCTCTCGGTCATTATCAGCAACGGATGGGGTCTTACTACTGGTAGACGCTACTAAGGGTGTTCAAGCCCAAACAGTGGCCAATTACCGACTAGCTAAAGAAGCTAACTTAACGATTATCCCCATCGTCAACAAGATTGATAATCTTATGGCCGATGTCGATAAGACGGTTGAAGAAATTTTGGGCCTCGATGATAGCTTTACCGAGGAAGAAATTCTCAAGATTTCGGCCAAGAGTGGCTTAGGGGTGGACGCAGTCTTGACGGCCATTCGTGATCGGATTCCCGCGCCGACTGGTGATGAGACGGCGCCCTTAAAGGCATTAGTTTTCGACTCGAAATTTGATCCTTATAAAGGCGTCATTGCCTTGGTCCGTCTTTTTGAAGGGACGTTAAACACCACGGACCAAATGTTATTCATGGCCGCTGATTTGACATCACAAAATAAAGAAGTCGGTGTGTTTGCTCCCTTTACCACGCCCCTGGCTAAGCTCCAAGCTGGGGATGTTGGCTATATCGTTACCGGTATTAAGGACGCACACGCGATTCGAGTTGGTGAAACAATTACCAGTGTGGCGCAACCAACACCTGCGGCTTTTCCTGGTTACCAAATGGTTCAACCAATGGTTTATGCAGGCCTTTACCCCCGTGGCACTGACTATAAAGATCTCAAGATTGCCATTGAAAAATTAGCATTAAACGATGCGGCTTTTCAATATGAACCAGAACAATCCGAAGCCCTAGGGATGGGCTTTCGTGGTGGCTTCTTGGGCATCTTTCATCTCCAAATCATTCGTGAACGCTTGCAAGACGAGTTTGGGCTTGATATCTTGACGACGATGCCTAACTCGACTTTCCGGGTTACTTTGAAGCAAAAAGATGAAATGGTCATGGTTGAAAACCCCACGCAATTCCCCCACTTTGCGCAAATTGCTAAGGTTGAAGAACCCTATGTTCATGCTAAGATGACCTTACCAAATGACATGTTAAATGATGTGATGCGCCTCGCCGAAGGCCGTCGTGGTGTCCTTGAAGATCTTGATACATTGGGTTCGATGTTAATGGTCACCTACAAGATGCCCGTTTCTGAAATTGCTTATGATTTCTTCAACGAACTTAAATCTGTTTCGCATGGCTTTGCGACCCTTTCAACCGAAATCGCTGATTTTGAAGCATCCGACATGGTACGGATGGATATTGCCATTGACTACGCCAATGTGGATGCGTTGACGTTTGTACTCCACCGCTTCAAAGTCGAGAAATTTGCCCAGGATACGGTGACAAAACTCCGTGACTTAGTACCGCGCAAATTACAACAGATGCCCGTCCAGGCCATCGTTGAAGGGCGGGTCGTCGCGCGGGAAAATATTCCACCCCTCCGCAAGATGGCGGCTAAAGGCACTAAAGTCTCTAAAAAACAAGAACAACTACGGCGGGCCGGTCAAGCTAAGAGCGACATTGAACTACCACAAGAAGTGTTTGACGCCATTTTAGATATGGGCAACTAA
- a CDS encoding THUMP domain-containing class I SAM-dependent RNA methyltransferase, with translation MQKFKLMATMSAGLESLVAKELKDLGYQVQTENGRVKFEGTMEDIYRVNLWLRVADRIKIIVTEFEAKTFEELFQGVKQYPWEDLLPYDAEFPVNGRSKNSILHSVPTVQSITKKAIVEHMTEAYHARGYLPESGNRFVLETAIDKDHVMVTLDTTGDSLFKRGYRTEKGGAPLKETMAAALVLLAHWFTDNPFVDPVVGSGTIPIEAALIGRNIAPGLNREFDISAWDWFDPAIGERLKAEARAAIKLDEPLDITGYDIDGSMIEIAKANAEAAGVGDDIVFEQLAAKDWSTNKINGVLVANPPYGERLGDEDSVRLLYSEMGAIYRQMPTWSKYILTSDEGFEEAYGERATKKRKLYNGALKVDLYQYWGKKIRN, from the coding sequence ATGCAAAAATTTAAATTAATGGCAACGATGAGCGCTGGCTTAGAATCCTTAGTGGCTAAAGAACTTAAGGATCTGGGATACCAGGTGCAAACGGAAAATGGCCGCGTTAAATTCGAAGGGACCATGGAAGATATTTACCGGGTCAATTTATGGTTGCGGGTCGCTGATCGGATTAAGATTATTGTGACAGAATTTGAAGCCAAAACTTTCGAGGAATTGTTCCAAGGGGTGAAACAGTATCCATGGGAAGACCTCTTACCATATGATGCTGAATTCCCGGTGAATGGGCGTTCAAAGAATTCTATCTTGCACTCAGTGCCAACGGTCCAAAGTATCACCAAAAAGGCGATTGTTGAACACATGACGGAAGCCTACCATGCCCGGGGGTATTTACCTGAATCAGGGAATCGTTTCGTCCTGGAGACGGCCATTGACAAAGATCACGTCATGGTGACACTTGATACCACAGGTGACTCTTTGTTCAAGCGTGGTTACCGTACTGAAAAGGGTGGTGCCCCATTGAAGGAGACCATGGCCGCAGCATTGGTCTTGTTAGCCCACTGGTTTACTGATAATCCCTTCGTGGATCCCGTTGTTGGTTCTGGTACGATTCCTATCGAGGCAGCCCTGATTGGTCGGAATATTGCGCCTGGTTTAAACCGTGAATTTGATATTTCAGCCTGGGACTGGTTTGATCCAGCCATTGGTGAACGACTAAAGGCCGAAGCACGCGCCGCCATTAAGCTTGACGAACCACTTGATATCACTGGTTACGACATCGATGGCTCAATGATTGAAATCGCCAAAGCCAATGCCGAAGCTGCCGGAGTTGGGGATGACATTGTCTTCGAACAACTCGCCGCCAAGGACTGGTCAACAAACAAGATTAATGGCGTGTTGGTGGCTAACCCGCCTTATGGTGAACGTTTGGGTGATGAAGACTCTGTCCGTTTACTGTATAGCGAAATGGGGGCCATTTACCGCCAAATGCCAACTTGGTCAAAGTACATTTTGACCAGTGATGAAGGCTTTGAAGAGGCCTACGGTGAACGCGCAACGAAGAAGCGTAAGTTGTACAATGGGGCTTTGAAAGTTGATTTGTACCAATACTGGGGTAAGAAGATTCGTAATTAA